The Streptomyces sp. NL15-2K genome contains a region encoding:
- a CDS encoding aminotransferase class IV — protein MTQPAVAEGLSAWTPAGGLSPAEAGGRLLVADSWLVRDGRVRGLARHRERFLRACGECGGPRPRRLVEFWQDMTAALPRTGEWFPRVEFVAGSLELRLLLRHAPPLGSGVRVWAVGQRDPRTVPRRKGPDLDALARVRRRATGEGAEEAVLISPSGVVLEAATASVLWWEDDTLCLPPPRLPVLPGVTVGLIQERARHRGIRVAHRERAVAELDGREVWLVNALHGIRPVTGWTGRPLEAAPAVRAPEWREWLDGLMEPLPDT, from the coding sequence GTGACACAACCGGCGGTCGCGGAAGGCCTGTCGGCGTGGACGCCGGCCGGTGGCCTGTCCCCCGCCGAGGCCGGCGGGCGGTTGCTCGTCGCGGACTCCTGGCTGGTGCGCGACGGCCGGGTGCGGGGCCTGGCCCGTCACCGGGAGCGCTTCCTGCGGGCCTGCGGCGAGTGCGGTGGACCGCGGCCGCGTCGGCTCGTGGAGTTCTGGCAGGACATGACCGCCGCGCTGCCGCGCACCGGTGAGTGGTTCCCCCGGGTCGAATTCGTCGCCGGGTCCCTGGAGTTGCGGCTGCTGCTGCGGCACGCGCCGCCGCTCGGCTCCGGCGTACGGGTCTGGGCAGTGGGGCAGCGTGATCCGCGTACCGTCCCCCGCCGCAAGGGACCGGACCTGGACGCGCTGGCCCGGGTCCGCCGGCGGGCGACCGGCGAGGGCGCGGAGGAGGCGGTGCTGATCTCGCCCTCGGGTGTGGTGCTGGAGGCGGCCACCGCCAGCGTCCTGTGGTGGGAGGACGACACCCTGTGCCTGCCTCCGCCGCGCCTGCCCGTGCTGCCCGGAGTGACCGTCGGGCTGATCCAGGAACGGGCCCGGCACCGCGGCATCCGCGTCGCCCACCGCGAACGGGCCGTGGCCGAGTTGGACGGCCGTGAGGTGTGGCTGGTCAACGCGCTGCACGGGATCCGGCCCGTGACGGGCTGGACGGGACGGCCACTGGAGGCGGCGCCCGCCGTGCGCGCCCCGGAATGGCGGGAATGGCTGGACGGCCTCATGGAGCCACTGCCGGACACATAA
- a CDS encoding PLP-dependent aminotransferase family protein, with protein sequence MPRPWATLGVDLHLEPAGPGLRRGLTDALREAVRTGRLAPGTRLPSSRALAADLGIARNTVAEAYADLVAEGWLTARQGSGTSVAVRPVPPPAAGPAPGHRPASRPVYDLVPGTPDLSAFPRTAWLKAARRALAVAPHDALGYGDPRGRVELRTALAGYLARARGVRTHPDGIVICSGIAHGLRMLGQVLRDRGLTSLAVESYGLDVHWRLLERAGLRTVPLGLDELGTRVEELTAGDPAGARAVLLTAAHQFPIGGALHHERRAAVVDWARRGDGLILEDDYDGEFRYDRRPVGALQGLDPDRVVYLGTASKSLAPGLRLGWLVVPPSIAAEVAAAKGGVDWSCGVLDQLTLAEFITSGAYDRHVRAARLHYRRRRDALVAELARRAPSVRPTGIAAGLHVVLRLPPGTERAALRAAAWQGLAVHGLHRYRHPAATVERRDALVVGYGTPPDHAWSGALDALCAALPE encoded by the coding sequence ATGCCAAGACCTTGGGCCACTCTGGGGGTCGACCTCCACCTCGAACCGGCCGGTCCGGGCCTGCGCCGGGGCCTGACCGACGCCCTGCGCGAGGCCGTCCGCACCGGCCGGCTGGCCCCCGGCACCCGGCTGCCGTCCTCCCGCGCGCTCGCCGCCGACCTGGGCATCGCCCGCAACACGGTCGCCGAGGCCTACGCCGACCTGGTCGCCGAGGGCTGGCTCACCGCCCGCCAGGGCTCGGGCACGAGCGTGGCCGTCCGACCGGTGCCCCCGCCGGCCGCCGGACCGGCACCGGGTCACCGCCCGGCGTCCCGGCCGGTGTACGACCTCGTCCCCGGCACCCCGGACCTGTCCGCCTTTCCCCGCACCGCCTGGCTGAAGGCGGCCCGCCGCGCCCTGGCGGTGGCCCCGCACGACGCCCTCGGCTACGGCGACCCGCGCGGCCGCGTGGAACTGCGCACCGCCCTGGCCGGCTACCTGGCGCGGGCCCGCGGTGTCCGCACGCACCCGGACGGCATCGTCATCTGCTCCGGCATCGCGCACGGGCTGAGGATGCTCGGCCAGGTGCTGCGGGACCGGGGGCTGACATCGCTGGCCGTGGAGTCGTACGGGCTGGACGTGCACTGGAGGCTGCTGGAACGGGCGGGGCTGCGGACGGTGCCACTGGGGCTCGACGAACTCGGCACCCGAGTCGAGGAGTTGACGGCCGGTGACCCGGCAGGCGCGCGGGCCGTGCTGCTGACGGCCGCGCACCAGTTCCCGATCGGCGGGGCGCTGCACCACGAGCGGCGGGCCGCGGTGGTGGACTGGGCGCGGCGCGGCGACGGGCTGATCCTCGAGGACGACTACGACGGGGAGTTCCGCTACGACCGCCGGCCCGTGGGCGCCCTCCAGGGCCTGGACCCCGACCGGGTGGTCTACCTGGGCACCGCCAGCAAGTCACTGGCCCCGGGCCTGCGTCTGGGCTGGCTGGTCGTGCCGCCGTCGATCGCCGCCGAGGTCGCCGCGGCCAAGGGCGGGGTGGACTGGTCGTGCGGGGTGCTGGACCAGCTGACGCTGGCGGAGTTCATCACCTCGGGCGCCTACGACCGCCACGTCCGGGCGGCCCGCCTGCACTACCGGCGCCGCCGGGACGCGCTGGTGGCCGAACTCGCGCGGCGGGCCCCGTCGGTCCGCCCCACCGGCATCGCGGCCGGCCTGCACGTCGTGCTCCGCCTCCCGCCGGGAACCGAGCGGGCGGCGCTGCGGGCGGCGGCCTGGCAGGGTCTGGCGGTGCACGGACTCCACCGCTACCGGCACCCGGCCGCGACCGTCGAGCGGCGTGACGCGCTCGTGGTGGGGTACGGGACGCCGCCGGACCACGCCTGGTCGGGGGCGTTGGACGCGTTGTGCGCGGCGTTGCCCGAATAG
- a CDS encoding carboxymuconolactone decarboxylase family protein: MSDNDSISRPALSRVALKKITPDVSAAMGSLHAAAVSAARDAKVEPELLELVRIRASQINGCAFCLDMHTKDARAQGETEQRVYALNAWRETPFFTERERAALALTEAVTLVHDGHVPDAVYAEAAEVFDEEQTAALIWAATVINAYNRIAIATRMVPGGYQPARKQN; encoded by the coding sequence ATGAGCGACAACGACTCCATATCCCGCCCGGCCCTGTCCCGCGTGGCCCTCAAGAAAATCACCCCCGACGTGTCCGCGGCGATGGGTTCCCTGCATGCCGCCGCCGTTTCCGCGGCGCGGGACGCCAAGGTCGAACCGGAACTGCTGGAACTGGTCAGGATCCGCGCCTCGCAGATCAACGGCTGCGCGTTCTGCCTCGACATGCACACCAAGGACGCCCGCGCCCAGGGCGAGACGGAGCAGCGCGTCTACGCCCTGAACGCCTGGCGGGAGACCCCCTTCTTCACCGAACGGGAGCGCGCCGCACTGGCGTTGACCGAGGCCGTGACCCTGGTGCACGACGGTCACGTCCCGGACGCGGTCTACGCCGAGGCCGCGGAGGTCTTCGACGAGGAGCAGACCGCGGCACTGATCTGGGCGGCCACCGTCATCAACGCGTACAACCGGATCGCCATTGCGACGCGGATGGTGCCGGGGGGTTATCAGCCCGCCCGGAAACAGAATTGA
- a CDS encoding AMP-binding protein, producing MTTHQFTTRQSTTHQATTHQATTHQATTHQATTHQATTHQATTHQATTHQATTHQASTHQSTVPRSTTPRPAPSPADAGAPGNLAAHLTALAERRGWTDRPAFHQGHRVWTHGEVHDLAARAATVLAGHGVRPGDRVLLALPDGIAWVTAFLGTARLGAVAVLVNPELPAAEHAFMAEDTDAVLCVTGPGLADRPDHFPGRPRLGADQLLALAPAAEPAPAHPVDAHTPLYVQYTSGTTGRPKGVVHTHGDPRTYHDLIGRRVLRITQDDVTLSVSKLYFAYGFGNAFVFPLFSGSSAVLVDRRPTPAAVDELVARHLVTLLYSVPSAYAALVADRGSGHEACFASVRAAVSAGEGLPAGLGRRVTELLGAPVLEQIGSTEAGHAFCANGFDHNHPGTVGRPVPGFEVELRDRDARPVPDGAEGEMWVRGPTVTPGYLNRPEETDRTLVGGWLATRDRARREPDGTFRHLGRVDDMEMVGGITVSPLEVEAVLRTHPAVREVAVAAVTDGRGVSRLRAFVVPVAPLPSGLDGLEDLEGPDGPEGPDGPEGLDGPDGPDGLTGLEDDLIRLAREHLAAFKVPKSVAFVVSLPRTPTGKLRRHLVRQGAW from the coding sequence ATGACGACTCACCAGTTCACGACCCGCCAGTCCACGACCCACCAGGCCACAACCCACCAGGCCACAACCCACCAGGCCACAACCCACCAGGCCACAACCCACCAGGCCACAACCCACCAGGCCACAACCCACCAGGCCACAACCCACCAGGCCACGACCCACCAGGCCTCGACGCACCAGTCCACAGTCCCGCGATCCACTACACCGCGACCGGCGCCGTCCCCGGCGGACGCCGGCGCTCCCGGCAATCTCGCGGCCCACCTCACCGCACTCGCCGAGCGACGCGGCTGGACCGACCGGCCCGCCTTCCACCAGGGCCACCGGGTCTGGACCCACGGCGAGGTGCACGACCTCGCGGCCCGCGCGGCCACCGTGCTCGCCGGCCACGGAGTGCGCCCCGGCGACCGGGTGCTGCTCGCCCTGCCCGACGGCATCGCCTGGGTGACGGCCTTCCTCGGCACCGCCCGCCTCGGGGCCGTGGCGGTCCTGGTGAACCCCGAACTTCCCGCCGCCGAGCACGCGTTCATGGCCGAGGACACCGACGCCGTGCTGTGCGTGACCGGACCGGGCCTGGCGGACAGGCCGGACCACTTCCCCGGCCGGCCCCGCCTCGGCGCCGACCAGCTGCTCGCGCTCGCCCCCGCCGCCGAGCCGGCCCCCGCCCACCCGGTCGACGCGCACACGCCCCTGTACGTGCAGTACACCTCCGGCACGACGGGCCGCCCCAAGGGGGTCGTGCACACTCACGGCGACCCGAGGACGTACCACGACCTCATCGGCCGGCGGGTGCTGCGGATCACGCAGGACGACGTCACCCTGTCGGTGTCGAAGCTGTACTTCGCCTACGGCTTCGGCAACGCCTTCGTCTTCCCGCTCTTCTCGGGTTCCTCCGCCGTCCTGGTGGACCGGCGTCCGACCCCGGCCGCCGTCGACGAACTCGTCGCCCGGCACCTGGTGACCCTGCTGTACTCCGTGCCGTCCGCGTACGCCGCGCTGGTGGCCGACCGGGGCAGCGGGCACGAGGCCTGCTTCGCCTCGGTACGCGCCGCGGTGTCGGCCGGCGAGGGCCTGCCGGCCGGACTCGGGAGACGGGTCACCGAGTTGCTCGGCGCCCCGGTCCTGGAGCAGATCGGTTCCACCGAGGCGGGCCACGCCTTCTGCGCCAACGGCTTCGACCACAACCACCCCGGCACGGTCGGCCGTCCCGTACCCGGCTTCGAGGTGGAGCTGCGCGACCGTGACGCGCGGCCGGTGCCGGACGGGGCGGAGGGCGAGATGTGGGTGCGCGGGCCGACGGTGACGCCCGGTTATCTGAACCGGCCCGAGGAGACGGACCGCACCCTGGTCGGCGGCTGGCTGGCCACCCGCGACCGGGCGCGCCGGGAGCCGGACGGCACGTTCCGGCACCTGGGGCGCGTCGACGACATGGAGATGGTCGGCGGCATCACCGTCTCCCCGCTGGAGGTGGAGGCCGTGCTGCGGACCCATCCGGCGGTGCGGGAGGTCGCGGTCGCGGCCGTCACCGACGGACGCGGCGTCAGCCGGCTGCGCGCCTTCGTCGTCCCCGTCGCACCGCTGCCGTCCGGCCTGGACGGTCTGGAAGATCTGGAAGGTCCGGACGGTCCGGAAGGTCCGGACGGTCCGGAAGGTCTGGACGGTCCGGACGGTCCGGACGGTCTGACCGGCCTGGAGGACGACCTGATCCGGCTGGCCCGGGAGCACCTGGCCGCCTTCAAGGTCCCCAAAAGCGTCGCCTTCGTCGTGTCCCTGCCCCGCACCCCGACCGGAAAGCTCCGCCGCCACCTGGTCCGGCAGGGCGCGTGGTGA
- a CDS encoding FAD-dependent oxidoreductase, with the protein MTPVVVVGAGPVGLSAALALRARGLDVVLLEADPKDRERPGSRALFVHRETLGLLDGMSPGLAAEITSYGRTWQTRRTLYRGREVYSRTFPPPSGTPPFTSLRQVDTERFLRAACERAGVEFVWEARVTAVQATETGVLLTGEDGRVWSGGYAVAADGARSTVRRDLGIAMEGRRGEGFHVVVDVADIEGAELPLERVFHYEHPGVGGRSVMRVPFTGGFQVDLQCRDDDREETYGTEEAVRRWLPAVVGEGYAERILWVSTYRFLRKVAASFTDPHQRVLLVGEAAHLFPPFGARGMNSGIADATAAAEAVATAIATAEEAVATGAVAGFAEVRRAAALFNSEAAGTALHHLRPRRRIVRAKQRAAAALAPVLPWCGSWLEHAPYGPRGGAPAVAGKY; encoded by the coding sequence GTGACCCCGGTCGTGGTGGTCGGCGCCGGCCCCGTGGGCCTGTCGGCGGCGCTCGCGCTGCGGGCGCGGGGGCTCGACGTCGTCCTGCTGGAAGCCGACCCGAAGGACCGCGAACGGCCGGGCAGCCGCGCCCTGTTCGTACATCGGGAGACCTTGGGCCTGCTCGACGGGATGTCTCCGGGACTCGCCGCCGAGATCACGTCGTACGGACGGACCTGGCAGACCCGGCGCACGCTCTACCGGGGACGCGAGGTGTACTCCCGCACCTTCCCGCCGCCGTCCGGCACCCCGCCCTTCACCAGCCTGCGCCAGGTGGACACCGAACGCTTCCTGCGCGCGGCCTGCGAGCGGGCCGGGGTGGAGTTCGTGTGGGAGGCGCGGGTGACGGCCGTACAGGCCACGGAGACCGGCGTCCTGCTGACCGGGGAGGACGGGCGCGTGTGGAGCGGCGGGTACGCCGTCGCCGCCGACGGCGCCCGCTCCACGGTCCGCCGTGACCTCGGCATCGCCATGGAGGGCCGTCGCGGCGAGGGCTTCCACGTGGTCGTCGACGTCGCCGACATCGAGGGCGCCGAACTTCCGCTGGAGCGGGTCTTCCACTACGAGCATCCGGGGGTGGGCGGGCGCAGCGTGATGCGGGTGCCGTTCACCGGAGGCTTCCAGGTCGACCTGCAGTGCCGTGACGACGACCGGGAGGAGACGTACGGCACCGAGGAGGCCGTACGTCGATGGCTGCCCGCTGTCGTGGGAGAGGGGTACGCGGAGCGGATCCTGTGGGTGTCGACGTACCGCTTTCTGCGCAAGGTCGCGGCCTCGTTCACCGATCCGCACCAGCGGGTGCTGCTCGTCGGCGAGGCGGCGCATCTCTTTCCGCCGTTCGGGGCGCGCGGCATGAACAGCGGGATCGCCGACGCGACGGCGGCGGCGGAAGCTGTCGCGACGGCTATCGCGACGGCGGAAGAAGCCGTTGCCACCGGGGCGGTCGCCGGCTTCGCCGAAGTGCGGCGCGCGGCGGCGCTGTTCAACAGCGAGGCCGCCGGAACCGCTCTGCACCACCTGCGGCCACGGCGTCGGATCGTCCGCGCCAAGCAGCGGGCGGCGGCGGCCCTCGCGCCGGTGCTGCCGTGGTGCGGGTCGTGGTTGGAGCACGCGCCCTACGGGCCGCGGGGCGGAGCGCCCGCCGTGGCGGGCAAGTACTGA
- a CDS encoding AMP-binding protein: protein MTRQPLLADRGFYLGPVFRRAADRHGAVFVTLDRPLDVNPSLGVDLSYRVLADVVEELSGRLWEAGVRPSEQVAIHKTDNVDIMLLTCAVSRIGAVPALLSPGLSGPVAAQLLERLRRPWLITDRAKLEGPLKGVAGLVRHTLSVDDAPGAIPLEKFAGAEAPAPVRLHPREPSLITHSSGTTGVPKLAVHCPNTMWNRLVPQQAMGWPTRGETAALHMSFVHSRFYHLLGVLLHFGSPLVLITDPDPASVGPLLKRHRPGIVETHPNTFVLWEELADAPGAPLSRVRAYGSTFDAIHPRTVRRLLAASNRRTPWLIQLYGQSETGPVAFQWFTRRSAGRADGRRVGIGIPGFTRVRVTDPDGRPAEPGTPGRIEARTRGRILTYLGAREQYERQLDGEWWQMGDMGYRSRLGTLHLIDREIDRIDAVHSNLEVEDTLMSRLEELREVVIVPGADREPVPVVCVRDDKPLDPERWRKATADLPAMAEPRQWRFEELPMTATWKVKRVEITRMLAEGART, encoded by the coding sequence ATGACCCGACAACCTCTGCTCGCCGACCGCGGCTTCTATCTCGGCCCGGTGTTCCGGCGGGCGGCCGACCGCCACGGAGCCGTCTTCGTCACCCTGGACCGGCCGCTGGACGTGAACCCCTCCCTCGGGGTCGACCTGAGCTACCGGGTGCTGGCCGACGTCGTGGAGGAGCTGTCCGGGCGGCTGTGGGAGGCCGGGGTACGACCCTCGGAGCAGGTGGCCATCCACAAGACGGACAACGTCGACATCATGCTCCTGACCTGCGCGGTCTCCCGCATCGGCGCCGTCCCCGCGCTGCTGTCGCCCGGCCTGTCCGGTCCGGTCGCCGCACAGTTGCTCGAGCGGCTCCGGCGGCCGTGGCTGATCACCGACCGGGCGAAGCTGGAAGGGCCGCTGAAGGGTGTCGCCGGGCTCGTACGTCACACGCTCTCCGTCGACGACGCCCCCGGTGCCATCCCTCTGGAGAAGTTCGCCGGGGCCGAAGCTCCCGCACCGGTACGGCTCCACCCTCGCGAACCCTCCCTGATCACCCACAGTTCGGGCACCACCGGCGTCCCCAAGCTCGCCGTGCACTGCCCGAACACCATGTGGAACCGGCTCGTACCGCAGCAGGCGATGGGCTGGCCCACCCGCGGCGAGACCGCGGCGCTGCACATGTCCTTCGTGCACTCGCGCTTCTACCATCTGCTGGGCGTCCTGCTGCACTTCGGCAGCCCGCTGGTGCTGATCACCGACCCGGACCCGGCGAGCGTGGGGCCGCTGCTGAAGCGGCACCGCCCCGGGATCGTCGAGACGCATCCCAACACCTTCGTCCTGTGGGAGGAGCTGGCCGACGCGCCCGGAGCCCCGCTGTCCAGAGTCCGGGCCTACGGCTCCACGTTCGACGCGATCCATCCGCGCACCGTGCGGCGGCTCCTTGCCGCCTCGAATCGCCGTACGCCTTGGCTCATCCAGCTGTATGGGCAGAGCGAGACGGGCCCGGTCGCCTTCCAGTGGTTCACCCGGCGCAGCGCCGGCCGCGCGGACGGCCGCCGGGTCGGGATCGGGATACCGGGCTTCACCCGCGTCCGCGTCACCGACCCCGACGGCAGGCCGGCCGAGCCCGGGACACCCGGCCGGATCGAGGCCCGTACCAGGGGCCGCATCCTCACCTACCTCGGGGCCCGGGAGCAGTACGAGCGCCAACTCGACGGCGAGTGGTGGCAGATGGGCGACATGGGCTACCGGAGCCGCCTGGGCACCTTGCATCTGATCGACCGTGAGATCGATCGGATCGACGCGGTGCACAGCAATCTGGAGGTCGAGGACACGCTGATGTCCCGTCTGGAGGAGCTGCGCGAGGTCGTCATCGTGCCCGGCGCGGACCGCGAGCCGGTGCCGGTGGTGTGCGTCCGGGACGACAAGCCGCTGGACCCGGAACGCTGGCGGAAGGCCACGGCCGATCTGCCCGCGATGGCCGAGCCGCGGCAGTGGCGGTTCGAGGAGCTGCCGATGACCGCCACCTGGAAGGTGAAGCGGGTGGAGATCACCCGCATGCTGGCCGAGGGCGCGCGCACGTGA
- a CDS encoding antibiotic biosynthesis monooxygenase produces MTSNPVTVTVAYHVVPGHEADFHSWGWAMLGASAQQPGFLGGGVLVDEEAEWHVVYRFASEGTARAWEDSVPRKQWDIRAAGFARQTGRRSVRGAKVWFDSQTDRPAAPVPPSKWKLWFVNMSAVFPPVLLFNLIVLPYLGGLNPFIRTLLLCLCVTAIVTWILMPRLQRFFRKWLYPPLQALRGRHKRRTA; encoded by the coding sequence GTGACCAGTAATCCCGTCACCGTCACCGTGGCCTATCACGTGGTGCCGGGCCACGAGGCCGACTTCCATTCCTGGGGGTGGGCCATGCTGGGCGCGAGCGCGCAGCAGCCGGGCTTCCTGGGAGGTGGCGTACTTGTCGACGAAGAGGCGGAGTGGCATGTGGTGTATCGCTTCGCCAGCGAAGGCACCGCCCGGGCCTGGGAGGACTCGGTCCCCCGCAAGCAGTGGGACATCCGGGCGGCGGGATTCGCGCGGCAGACGGGCCGCAGGAGCGTGCGGGGCGCGAAGGTGTGGTTCGACTCACAGACCGACCGGCCCGCCGCGCCGGTCCCCCCGTCGAAGTGGAAACTGTGGTTCGTGAATATGAGCGCCGTGTTCCCACCGGTGCTTCTGTTCAATTTGATCGTGCTTCCCTATCTCGGCGGCCTCAATCCGTTCATCCGCACGCTGCTGTTGTGTTTGTGTGTGACGGCCATCGTCACCTGGATTCTCATGCCGCGCCTGCAGCGTTTCTTCAGGAAATGGCTGTATCCACCGCTCCAGGCGCTCCGCGGACGGCACAAAAGGCGGACCGCGTAG
- the pabB gene encoding aminodeoxychorismate synthase component I, whose protein sequence is MKTLLIDNYDSYTYNLFQLIAAVNGEEPVVILNDAPADVRRRRIPDLAEFDNVVVSPGPGHPGQARDFGISARVLAESPIPVLGVCLGHQGIALGEGGLVAPAPEPRHGHLTAVRHDGQDLFQGLPQNFTAVRYHSLAVREPLPEALEAIAWAEDGVLMGLRHRVRPLWGVQFHPESVLTEYGHRMLVNFRNLTAERARKTRTKNTAVPAHADVPRRTATAATPATATIPRPRRAAGGPAHRLHTRRIATAVDAEAAFTRMYAASERAFWLDSSLVGPGRSRFSFFGDGSGPLAEFVRYDVEAGRCEIERAGRPPRKVEASVFDYLKRQLANRRVDADGLPFDFTGGYVGYFGYETKADCGSPNRHRSELPDACWLFADRLIAVDHEEGFTYAVCLAEDTPQAAREAADWLESALAQLTFVSAEADQPRQALPGEADPGAAEPWLVRDRATYLADIEACQRELRAGTSYEVCLTNAARLPAPPDAYEFYRMLRRVDPAPYAAFLRFGDLDVAGSSPERFLRIGRDGVAEARPIKGTAPRGTGPQEDARLRDALAADAKTRAENLMIVDLLRNDLGRVCRTGTVRVPRLMATETYATVHQLVSTVEGRLREGTDAVDCVRACFPGGSMTGAPKLRTMEIIDSLETEARGVYSGALGYLGCGGGADLSIVIRTAVLADGLMHLGAGGAIVLDSDPVAEYDEMLLKTAAQMRALHQHTADRIREQREQTAVRTAAALPVGPRTAAASVSAPRRQRPAAEEPSR, encoded by the coding sequence GTGAAGACCCTGCTCATCGACAATTACGATTCGTACACGTACAACCTGTTCCAGCTGATCGCCGCGGTCAATGGCGAGGAGCCGGTGGTGATCCTCAATGACGCCCCCGCCGATGTTCGACGGCGACGGATTCCGGATCTTGCGGAATTCGACAATGTGGTGGTGTCGCCGGGCCCCGGGCATCCGGGGCAGGCCCGTGACTTCGGCATCAGTGCCCGTGTGCTCGCCGAGTCCCCGATCCCCGTGCTCGGCGTCTGCCTGGGCCACCAGGGCATCGCCCTCGGGGAAGGCGGCCTGGTCGCTCCCGCCCCGGAGCCCCGGCACGGGCATCTGACCGCCGTCCGGCACGACGGACAGGACCTGTTCCAGGGGCTGCCGCAGAACTTCACCGCGGTCCGCTACCACTCCCTGGCCGTGCGCGAGCCGCTGCCCGAGGCCCTGGAGGCCATCGCGTGGGCCGAGGACGGCGTCCTCATGGGGCTGCGGCACCGGGTCCGGCCCCTGTGGGGGGTGCAGTTCCACCCGGAGTCCGTCCTCACCGAGTACGGCCACCGCATGCTGGTGAACTTCCGGAACCTCACGGCGGAGCGTGCGCGCAAGACGCGTACGAAGAACACCGCGGTGCCCGCACACGCGGATGTCCCCCGCCGCACGGCCACGGCAGCCACACCGGCAACCGCGACCATCCCCCGCCCGCGACGCGCCGCCGGCGGCCCCGCCCACCGGCTGCACACCCGCCGCATCGCCACCGCGGTCGACGCGGAGGCCGCCTTCACCCGGATGTACGCGGCCTCCGAGCGGGCGTTCTGGCTGGACAGTTCGCTGGTCGGGCCGGGCCGGTCCCGGTTCTCGTTCTTCGGGGACGGCAGCGGACCGCTCGCCGAGTTCGTCCGGTACGACGTCGAGGCCGGCCGCTGCGAGATCGAGCGGGCGGGACGGCCCCCGCGCAAGGTCGAGGCGAGTGTCTTCGACTATCTCAAACGGCAGTTGGCGAACCGGCGGGTGGACGCCGACGGGCTGCCCTTCGACTTCACCGGCGGCTATGTCGGCTACTTCGGCTACGAGACGAAGGCCGACTGCGGCTCACCCAACCGGCACCGGTCCGAACTCCCGGACGCGTGCTGGCTGTTCGCCGACCGGCTGATCGCGGTGGACCACGAGGAGGGGTTCACCTACGCGGTCTGCCTGGCGGAGGACACCCCGCAGGCCGCGCGGGAGGCCGCCGACTGGCTGGAGAGCGCGCTGGCCCAGCTCACTTTCGTATCCGCGGAGGCGGACCAGCCGCGACAGGCCCTCCCGGGTGAGGCCGACCCCGGCGCCGCCGAACCCTGGCTGGTCCGCGACCGGGCGACGTACCTGGCGGACATCGAGGCGTGTCAGCGGGAGTTGCGGGCGGGCACCAGTTACGAGGTCTGTCTGACCAACGCCGCCCGGTTACCGGCCCCGCCCGACGCGTACGAGTTCTACCGGATGCTGCGCCGCGTCGACCCGGCGCCGTACGCGGCCTTCCTGAGGTTCGGCGACCTCGACGTCGCGGGCTCCTCCCCCGAGCGCTTCCTGCGGATCGGCCGGGACGGCGTCGCCGAGGCCCGGCCCATCAAGGGCACCGCGCCCCGTGGCACCGGCCCGCAGGAGGACGCCCGGCTCAGGGACGCGCTGGCGGCGGACGCCAAGACGCGCGCCGAGAACCTGATGATCGTCGACCTGCTCCGCAACGACCTGGGCCGGGTCTGCCGGACCGGGACGGTGCGCGTCCCCCGGCTCATGGCGACGGAGACGTACGCCACCGTGCACCAGCTCGTCTCCACGGTCGAGGGCCGCCTGCGCGAGGGCACGGACGCGGTGGACTGCGTCCGCGCCTGCTTCCCCGGCGGTTCGATGACGGGTGCGCCGAAGCTGCGCACCATGGAGATCATCGACTCCCTGGAGACCGAGGCCCGGGGCGTCTACTCCGGCGCCCTCGGCTACCTGGGGTGCGGCGGCGGCGCGGATCTCAGCATCGTCATCCGCACCGCCGTACTCGCCGACGGTCTGATGCACCTGGGCGCGGGCGGCGCGATCGTCCTCGACTCCGATCCGGTCGCCGAGTACGACGAGATGCTGCTGAAGACGGCGGCCCAGATGCGGGCCCTCCACCAGCACACGGCGGACCGGATACGGGAACAGCGGGAGCAGACCGCGGTGCGGACGGCTGCCGCGCTGCCGGTGGGTCCTCGCACGGCCGCCGCGTCCGTCTCGGCCCCGCGACGGCAGCGGCCCGCCGCCGAGGAGCCCTCCCGATGA